The following are encoded together in the Diabrotica undecimpunctata isolate CICGRU chromosome 7, icDiaUnde3, whole genome shotgun sequence genome:
- the Nt5a gene encoding 5'-nucleotidase domain-containing protein 1, whose protein sequence is MYSKNVLKLVRPVINRTFSYTATQRKLNSDRAFNINHYDCIGFDLDNTLARYRIGNMLELEYRILSNHLVNEKNYPGNLLLKPVDPNFFIKGLIVDDENGNVIRIGPDGTILQATHGTKWLSQDEILQYYPTRHWKATDLFVQDPLQTWNGPYSEKMRTLLDYFDIAISLIFARAVDAVDALHGPRKVYNIWPDLLNALMHMFNREHFELDIGGYFPELKYNPDLYYYKCSPNVLNWLKELRDRGKKLYLITGAHADFANHTATSTLGPNWRDYFDIVVSYAKKPGFFMQERHFLALNESYKETGPVMQLENGSIYTHGNWKKLKEYLTKSSSAHTPKFLYIGDNLVQDIYTPNVHSNCDTVNVCEELEVEKLDEYTGESHPDGHFLSSSLWGSYFEIKDSKQKTVWYNIMKNHSKICVPSIDYLARFPIDHDFKCAIC, encoded by the coding sequence ATGTACAGCAAAAACGTGTTAAAATTAGTGAGACCAGTGATTAATCGGACGTTTTCTTATACTGCTACTCAGCGCAAATTAAACAGTGATCGTGCTTTTAATATAAACCATTATGACTGTATAGGTTTTGATCTGGACAATACTTTAGCCAGGTACAGAATAGGTAATATGTTAGAGTTGGAATATAGAATACTATCAAATCATTTGGTAAATGAGAAGAATTACCCAGGAAATCTACTGCTCAAACCTGTAGATCCAAACTTTTTTATAAAAGGTTTAATTGTAGATGATGAAAATGGAAATGTGATTCGAATAGGTCCAGATGGAACAATTTTACAAGCTACCCACGGTACCAAGTGGCTAAGTCAAGATGAGATTTTACAGTATTATCCTACAAGGCATTGGAAAGCAACTGACTTGTTTGTGCAGGATCCTTTACAAACCTGGAATGGTCCATACTCAGAAAAAATGAGGACACTCTTAGATTACTTTGACATTGCAATTAGTTTGATATTTGCTAGAGCCGTTGATGCAGTAGATGCTTTGCATGGTCCAAGGAAAGTCTACAATATCTGGCCTGATCTTCTCAATGCTTTGATGCATATGTTTAATAGAGAACATTTTGAACTGGATATAGGAGGATACTTTCCTGAATTAAAATACAACCCAGATCTTTATTATTATAAATGTAGCCCTAATGTTCTTAACTGGCTTAAAGAATTACGGGATAGaggtaaaaagttgtatttaataaCAGGTGCTCATGCAGACTTTGCTAATCATACAGCAACATCTACACTGGGTCCAAATTGGAGGGACTACTTTGATATTGTAGTTTCTTATGCCAAAAAACCAGGCTTTTTTATGCAAGAACGTCATTTTCTAGCCTTGAATGAATCCTACAAGGAAACTGGACCAGTCATGCAGCTGGAAAATGGATCTATCTACACACATGGTAACTGGAAAAAGCTAAAAGAATATTTAACTAAATCTTCAAGTGCTCATACTCCAAAATTCCTCTACATTGGTGACAATTTGGTCCAGGATATTTACACACCCAATGTTCACTCCAATTGTGATACTGTGAATGTCTGTGAAGAACTAGAAGTAGAGAAATTGGATGAGTACACAGGAGAGAGTCATCCTGATGGACACTTTTTGTCTTCTAGTTTATGGGGGTCTTACTTTGAGATCAAGGATTCAAAGCAAAAGACTGTGTGGTATAATATTATGAAAAACCATTCGAAAATTTGTGTTCCTAGTATTGATTATTTAGCCAGGTTTCCCATCGATCATGATTTTAAATGTGCGATTTGTTAG